In the Flavobacteriales bacterium genome, CTTACCGGCCAATGCGCTTTGCCGGGGTCCTGGAGCACGGTGCGGAGGGCATCGCGTTCGGCGGGCAGAAGCTGGCCGGAGTGACGCCGCCGACAGCGGTCCAGGGGCGAGGGTCCGCAGGCCGGTGCAGTGCGGGCACGCCAGCTCCTGTAGGTGCGCAGGGGCAGGCCCAGGAAGCGGAGCACGCGGCGCAGGGGCAGCCGTTCGGCGCCGCTCCGGATGGCGGCGAGCAGCGCGGACCGCTGGGGCATGGTACCGATCCTCCAAGCCCCTTCACGGAACCCGCGCAGCAGCAGGTGGAGCCGGGCGTAGGCCATGCATAGGCGCCGCAGCCGTTCATGTCGGGCGGTCAGGCGCAACAAGTCGAGCTGCTCGGTGGTGAGGCGGCCGAGGGCAGCGCCTTGGTACTTGTTCGCCGGCTCGTGCCGCCACCGGTGGCGGTTGCTTCGGGGAATGCGTTGGAACATGCCATCCGGCAGCGCCTCTTCGGCACCCGTGCGGATCAGGTCCTTGAGGGTGGTGTGGTAGCTGGCTCGGCGCATGGACCTACTTATCGAACCTTAAGCAAGTTCCCCCAGTAGCCCGGGATCGTCAAGTGGGCGTGGACCCGCCGGTGATGTCGACCCGGATACTGATGACCAACTCAGAATGCTATTTCCATTTCCGAGAGAAGCACAGAACACGCCCCGATGCAGCCCCTTCCACTGCCCCCCAAACGAACAACCCCGCTTGCGCGGGCTGCTCGATGAGGGTGGTGCCCTGCCTGCGGGCAGGGGCGCGCGCCGCTTAGCGCACCAGGCTGTGGGCCACATCGCGCCAGGGGCTGCTGCCCTTGGTGCCGGTGGCGCGCACACGGAACCAGTGCTCCCTGGCGCTCTCCAAGCCTTTGAGCACGTGCCGGATGCGGGTG is a window encoding:
- a CDS encoding fibronectin type III domain-containing protein; translated protein: MLLDWATTPGASLYVIQHNGATPDDAEAWKDVGETTRIRHVLKGLESAREHWFRVRATGTKGSSPWRDVAHSLVR